One part of the Cyclobacteriaceae bacterium genome encodes these proteins:
- a CDS encoding lipocalin family protein, translated as MNKNYFSLLIVCGVILPLLLSSCNDDEKPSFDVNLLSGGAIKTWRLAEQKVLEDVECLGTCELAYNKIRFKSDKTGEFSTFTCLQEPCSNGTTAQTGGSFNWSVNGKQLTLDGFLVEIISLTESTLKWKLNLFGFAVEETYTLVSNDPFLTRAQMIAGSSSKTWKYQKRTVNGFDSPLTPCQINTRITNFTNGTYTITYTEEGCPANVEGIWRFEEDETRYISERPGVSLINFDLLELTEDTLVIGYESSGNYIILHQVKA; from the coding sequence ATGAACAAGAATTACTTTTCTCTATTAATTGTGTGTGGGGTTATTTTGCCATTACTGCTTTCCTCCTGTAACGATGATGAGAAACCATCTTTTGATGTAAACCTGCTATCAGGTGGAGCAATAAAAACATGGAGGCTAGCCGAGCAGAAGGTTCTAGAAGACGTAGAGTGCTTAGGCACGTGTGAACTGGCCTACAATAAAATACGCTTTAAGTCCGATAAAACTGGTGAGTTTTCAACCTTTACCTGTTTGCAAGAGCCGTGCTCAAACGGTACCACGGCCCAAACTGGAGGCTCATTTAACTGGAGCGTAAACGGCAAGCAACTAACCCTTGATGGCTTTCTGGTAGAAATTATTTCCCTTACGGAAAGCACCTTAAAATGGAAACTGAATTTGTTTGGTTTTGCTGTAGAAGAAACGTACACGTTGGTGTCAAACGATCCGTTTCTTACCCGTGCACAAATGATAGCCGGCAGTTCATCCAAAACCTGGAAGTACCAGAAACGCACGGTTAATGGATTTGATTCGCCATTAACACCGTGCCAGATCAATACCCGGATTACCAATTTCACTAACGGCACGTATACCATAACCTATACAGAGGAAGGATGCCCGGCCAACGTAGAAGGTATTTGGCGCTTTGAAGAAGATGAGACCCGTTACATATCCGAACGCCCTGGGGTAAGCCTGATTAATTTCGATTTGCTCGAACTTACCGAAGACACGTTGGTTATCGGGTACGAATCAAGCGGCAATTATATTATTTTACACCAGGTGAAGGCCTGA
- a CDS encoding RecQ family ATP-dependent DNA helicase has product METPISILKRYWKHMAFRPMQEEIISSVLKHRDTLALLPTGGGKSVCFQVPAMLLEGICLVISPLIALMKDQVEGLKRRGIEAVAIHSGMGRTEIDRLLDNCIHGHVKFLYVSPERLQTELFLARARQMKVALIVVDEAHCISQWGYDFRPPYLQIVTLRKLLPDVTVIALTATATQQVKDDIVEKLAFRKGHEIFQRTFARDNISFVVRKAEHKEKKLLEVLQKVGGSAIVYVRSRKATIELTELLTKKSISATVYHAGLGFQQRVAHQDDWMKGRCRVMVATNAFGMGIDKPDVRVVVHMDLPETLEAYYQEAGRAGRDGARAYAVVSWHDSDRDSLVAKVNQAHPELYLLKKIYQALANYFQLAEGSGEGESYEFNIHNFCERFSLQAYEVYGALKKLEEEGLIQFNESFYSPSRLTFLADRARLYEFQVANEKFDPLIKMLLRLYGAQLFTDFVKITESQLAKGLRISIDELKAELKHLHALQVLVYQPVMDSPQVTFILPRQDADRLPLNIERLKARKKLAEEKMNAMIDFVTATHRCRMQLILDYFDEQSWETCGKCDVCVANRKRENLLETSELEHEILTILAAGPLTSEELEVKVNPKDSEMFIDIIRELVDRGELEYDDVWKLRLKN; this is encoded by the coding sequence CTGGAAACACCCATCTCCATATTAAAACGCTATTGGAAGCACATGGCCTTTCGGCCCATGCAGGAAGAAATTATTTCTTCAGTTTTAAAACACCGGGATACCCTGGCGCTGCTCCCCACGGGTGGGGGCAAATCGGTTTGCTTTCAGGTTCCTGCTATGCTGTTGGAAGGAATATGCCTGGTTATTTCTCCGCTTATTGCCTTAATGAAAGACCAGGTAGAGGGATTAAAGCGAAGGGGTATTGAAGCGGTGGCCATTCATTCGGGCATGGGGCGCACTGAAATTGACAGGCTCCTGGATAACTGCATTCATGGCCATGTTAAATTTCTTTACGTTTCGCCTGAGCGACTCCAGACTGAACTTTTTCTGGCGCGTGCCAGGCAAATGAAGGTTGCCCTTATTGTGGTAGATGAGGCACATTGTATTTCGCAATGGGGTTATGATTTTCGTCCACCGTATTTACAAATTGTAACCTTGCGTAAGCTTTTACCCGATGTAACGGTTATTGCCCTTACCGCCACAGCAACCCAACAGGTTAAGGATGATATTGTTGAAAAACTTGCTTTCCGTAAAGGGCATGAAATTTTTCAGCGCACGTTTGCCCGCGATAATATTTCATTTGTTGTTCGTAAGGCCGAGCATAAAGAGAAAAAGCTTTTGGAGGTTTTGCAAAAGGTTGGCGGTTCAGCCATTGTTTACGTTCGGTCGCGAAAGGCTACTATTGAGTTGACTGAATTACTTACAAAGAAAAGTATTTCGGCAACGGTTTACCATGCAGGCTTGGGTTTTCAACAACGGGTCGCCCACCAGGATGATTGGATGAAAGGCCGGTGCCGGGTAATGGTGGCTACCAATGCTTTCGGTATGGGCATCGATAAACCCGATGTGCGCGTAGTCGTGCATATGGATTTGCCCGAAACGCTGGAAGCCTATTACCAGGAGGCTGGCCGGGCCGGCCGCGATGGTGCTCGTGCTTATGCGGTTGTTAGCTGGCACGATTCGGACCGCGATTCATTAGTGGCGAAAGTAAACCAGGCGCACCCTGAACTATATCTTCTCAAAAAAATATACCAGGCATTGGCAAACTATTTTCAGTTGGCGGAAGGAAGCGGAGAAGGCGAGAGTTATGAATTTAATATCCACAACTTTTGCGAACGCTTCAGTCTTCAGGCTTATGAAGTTTATGGAGCATTAAAAAAATTGGAAGAAGAGGGGTTGATCCAGTTTAATGAAAGTTTTTATAGCCCTTCTCGCTTAACCTTCCTGGCTGACCGTGCCAGGCTGTATGAGTTTCAGGTGGCTAATGAAAAGTTTGACCCGCTTATTAAAATGTTGCTAAGGCTTTATGGCGCACAATTGTTTACCGATTTTGTGAAGATTACCGAAAGCCAATTGGCAAAGGGCCTTCGTATTTCGATTGATGAACTTAAGGCTGAGCTTAAACACTTACATGCATTACAGGTGCTGGTCTACCAACCTGTTATGGATAGTCCGCAAGTTACTTTTATCCTTCCCCGACAGGATGCAGACCGCCTTCCGCTGAATATTGAACGGCTCAAGGCACGAAAAAAATTAGCCGAAGAAAAAATGAACGCCATGATAGACTTTGTTACGGCTACGCATCGGTGCCGCATGCAACTGATACTGGATTATTTTGATGAGCAAAGTTGGGAGACATGCGGCAAATGCGATGTATGTGTGGCCAATCGAAAGCGGGAAAATCTATTAGAGACCAGTGAACTAGAACATGAGATTTTAACCATATTGGCTGCAGGGCCGCTGACCAGTGAGGAATTGGAAGTAAAAGTAAACCCAAAAGACAGCGAAATGTTTATTGATATTATACGCGAGCTGGTTGACCGCGGAGAACTTGAGTATGATGATGTATGGAAGCTGCGCCTGAAAAATTAA
- a CDS encoding AraC family transcriptional regulator, which translates to MHLKAYPPGEKLKSVIKRHCIYEVQFEKDQFHIQPILPLVVPTLEFLYGDQFKTVRYSDSKAEKVPYHGVLGPITQRKIYLEMTGNIGVLCTEFYPAAFYSVFKVPMNELTDLSVAGDVILGKQIHEVSARILEAESDYERIVIVEKFVSAHLEVAHKPSVVDAALNEMHHYKGLCSVHLLSKHLNISERHLENSFKKQVGVTPKLYNRILRFNRIFALLQNGAREKSWHDIMHECGYYDQSHFIRDFKFFTGTTPAQYFAKPTDFEKFFLGS; encoded by the coding sequence ATGCATCTTAAAGCTTATCCACCGGGTGAAAAACTAAAATCCGTTATTAAACGGCACTGTATTTACGAGGTGCAGTTTGAAAAGGATCAGTTTCATATACAGCCAATATTACCATTGGTGGTTCCAACGCTTGAATTTTTGTATGGCGATCAGTTCAAGACCGTCCGGTACAGCGATAGCAAAGCTGAGAAAGTCCCTTACCATGGTGTGTTGGGTCCGATAACCCAACGAAAAATTTACCTGGAAATGACCGGCAACATTGGTGTTTTATGCACCGAGTTTTACCCGGCTGCTTTTTATTCGGTGTTTAAAGTACCCATGAACGAACTTACCGACTTATCGGTTGCAGGCGATGTTATACTGGGCAAGCAGATCCATGAAGTTTCAGCCCGGATACTAGAAGCTGAAAGTGATTACGAACGTATTGTCATTGTGGAGAAGTTTGTTTCTGCACACCTTGAAGTTGCCCACAAACCTTCGGTAGTAGATGCCGCCCTTAACGAAATGCACCATTACAAAGGATTATGCTCCGTGCATCTGCTGTCAAAACATCTTAACATCAGCGAACGCCACTTAGAAAACTCATTTAAAAAACAAGTGGGTGTAACTCCCAAACTCTATAACCGCATACTGCGTTTTAACCGCATATTTGCTTTGCTTCAAAATGGTGCCCGTGAAAAATCCTGGCACGACATCATGCACGAATGCGGGTATTACGACCAATCCCACTTTATCCGCGATTTTAAATTTTTTACCGGCACTACGCCTGCTCAATATTTTGCCAAGCCTACCGATTTCGAGAAATTTTTTCTGGGCAGCTAA